In a genomic window of Magnolia sinica isolate HGM2019 chromosome 16, MsV1, whole genome shotgun sequence:
- the LOC131229268 gene encoding uncharacterized protein LOC131229268: MESMLCYLSSLTSLSNPLYKIYTFDCLSQPQFSSIQTNPTMELAHFLPIRPCNKMSQFGPPWNIGATFATSSIASKRAGRRSIWVTHDHFHVGPLEAGRDPNRRSVSSKNTGFRLVPRCTQSSEGGENDDRATEPILRLYEAIKNRNLHELSHLISEERGYISNFISILPTFNGKKQVLDFFSFLIGALANSINIVIHPTPQGGMDIGVSWRLEWNKSYMPLGKGYSFLMSHVYHGKVKVREVQMLVGPLIHDQFTQWKLLGFLGPILHKISSTTGKDRKAFVYWFLTVAFMTTLFMAVKYSLF; the protein is encoded by the exons ATGGAAAGTATGCTTTGCTATCTCTCTTCCCTCACCTCTCTTTCAAATCCTCTCTATAAAATCTACACCTTTGACTGCCTCTCCCAACCTCAATTCTCATCCATCCAAACAAACCCCACCATGGAATTGGCCCACTTTCTTCCCATCAGACCATGTAACAAAATGTCACAATTTGGCCCCCCATGGAACATTGGTGCAACATTTGCAACCTCTTCTATAGCGTCGAAGCGGGCCGGAAGACGATCGATTTGGGTAACTCATGATCACTTCCATGTGGGCCCATTGGAGGCGGGCCGGGACCCCAATCGGAGGAGCGTCTCTTCGAAGAACACGGGTTTTCGACTTGTGCCACGGTGCACTCAGAGCTCAGAAGGAGGAGAGAACGATGATCGCGCCACAGAGCCGATCCTTAGGCTCTATGAGGCGATCAAGAACAGAAATCTCCATGAATTGTCGCATCTCATCAGCGAGGAACGCGGATATATTAGTAATTTCATCTCCATATTGCCCACCTTCAATGGGAAGAAG CAAGTCCtggatttcttctcttttctgaTAGGAGCATTGGCAAACAGCATAAACATTGTTATTCACCCCACACCGCAAGGCGGAATGGACATCGGCGTTAGTTGGCGCCTAG AATGGAACAAGTCTTATATGCCCCTGGGAAAGGGGTATAGTTTTCTTATGAGCCATGTCTACCATGGAAAGGTCAAAGTAAG AGAGGTGCAGATGCTTGTAGGACCACTCATCCATGATCAATTTACTCAATGG AAATTGTTAGGATTCCTGGGGCCTATCTTACATAAAATTTCTTCAACCACAGGCAAAGATAGGAAAGCATTCGTGTATTGGTTTCTCACGGTAGCCTTCATGACTACCTTATTCATGGCAGTCAAGTACTCTCTATTTTGA